One part of the Silurus meridionalis isolate SWU-2019-XX chromosome 26, ASM1480568v1, whole genome shotgun sequence genome encodes these proteins:
- the pvalb7 gene encoding parvalbumin-7 isoform X1: protein MTAKMAMQDLLKADDIKKALDTFKAVDSFDHKKFFELVGLKAMSAENVKKVFKVLDVDASGFIEEDELKFVLKGFSKDGRDLTDKETKAFLAAADKDGDGKIGIDEFEAIVHQ from the exons atGACAGCCAAGATGGCGATGCAAGACTTACTCAAAGCTGATGACATCAAGAAGGCCCTGGACACATTCAAAG CTGTTGACTCCTTTGACCATAAGAAGTTCTTTGAGCTGGTGGGTCTGAAGGCCATGTCTGCAGAGAATGTTAAGAAGGTCTTCAAAGTCCTGGACGTTGATGCCAGTGGCTTCATTGAGGAAGACGAGCTCAA GTTTGTGCTGAAGGGATTTTCCAAAGACGGCAGAGATCTGACCGATAAGGAGACCAAAGCCTTCCTCGCTGCCGCTGACAAGGATGGAGACGGCAAGATTGGCATCGACG AATTTGAAGCCATCGTGCAccagtaa
- the pvalb7 gene encoding parvalbumin-7 isoform X2, whose translation MAMQDLLKADDIKKALDTFKAVDSFDHKKFFELVGLKAMSAENVKKVFKVLDVDASGFIEEDELKFVLKGFSKDGRDLTDKETKAFLAAADKDGDGKIGIDEFEAIVHQ comes from the exons ATGGCGATGCAAGACTTACTCAAAGCTGATGACATCAAGAAGGCCCTGGACACATTCAAAG CTGTTGACTCCTTTGACCATAAGAAGTTCTTTGAGCTGGTGGGTCTGAAGGCCATGTCTGCAGAGAATGTTAAGAAGGTCTTCAAAGTCCTGGACGTTGATGCCAGTGGCTTCATTGAGGAAGACGAGCTCAA GTTTGTGCTGAAGGGATTTTCCAAAGACGGCAGAGATCTGACCGATAAGGAGACCAAAGCCTTCCTCGCTGCCGCTGACAAGGATGGAGACGGCAAGATTGGCATCGACG AATTTGAAGCCATCGTGCAccagtaa
- the baiap2l2b gene encoding brain-specific angiogenesis inhibitor 1-associated protein 2-like protein 2 isoform X2, which translates to MSGANSDQLHRSTLSIYSHLMEQFNPSLQQLVTLGNSYVKAFQALALTSEAYFSALAKMGEQALHTLSSRSLGDVLIQISETQRKLTAEVEGVFHWFHVEVLQALDKNVRLDEEYIGGSRRVYELEVRNQAATLERQLRRGAYRDSLEGSEYMQYLRQSQYEILREEERRYRFLTEKHCGLAQSLFFLLNKTGTSLQQKAEGWKERVNESQSSMSRISAPIEQDTHLRAAVSSLLQPGDRDEAWPGQDHQLGRVPSRAPSPLQTRSRSGSVSESPGVSGGQVVRALVSHPASSNPVLLPFSRGDTLTLLVPEPRNGWMYGRHDASLRQGWFPASYVSPVEDLSSLSSRKAESVYETKASQGYSEIPSLTPPVRMASGDFRPVSPLLDRRAESHFESMTGYAGPERKVEPNVERSKPHRQLPEHPLFPRGSNPFATVKLRPTVTNDRSAPRIH; encoded by the exons ATGTCTGGAGCTAATAGTGATCAGCTGCATCGGTCCACTCTGAGCATCTATTca cATCTGATGGAACAGTTTAACCCCAGCCTGCAACAACTGGTCACTTTAGGTAACAGCTATGTCAAAGCATTTCAAG CATTGGCATTGACAAGTGAGGCCTATTTTAGTGCCCTGGCAAAGATGGGAGAGCAGGCTCTCCACACACTCTCATCCCGCTCACTTG GTGATGTGTTGATCCAGATCTCAGAGACTCAGAGGAAGCTTACGGCAGAAGTAGAGGGAGTG TTCCACTGGTTCCACGTGGAGGTGTTGCAGGCCCTGGATAAGAACGTCAGGCTGGATGAGGAGTACATAGGC ggCAGCAGGAGAGTATATGAGCTGGAAGTAAGAAATCAAGCGGCGACTTTGGAAAGGCAGCTGAGACGAGGTGCATATAGAGACTCGCTG gagggcAGTGAGTACATGCAGTATTTGAGGCAGAGCCAGTATGAGATCctgagagaagaggaaaggagATATCGCTTTCTCACTGAGAAACACTGTGGATTAGCACAGTCGCTGTTCTTCCTCCTCAAcaag ACTGGGACGTCTCTgcaacagaaagctgagggatGGAAGGAGCGAGTGAACGAGAGTCAGAGCTCCATGTCACGCATTTCAGCACCAATAGAACAGGACACACAT CTGAGGGCTGCAGTGAGTTCTCTTCTCCAGCCTGGAGACAGGGATGAGGCCTGGCCTGGGCAGGACCACCAGTTGGGCAGGGTGCCTTCTAGAG cCCCATCTCCCCTCCAGACCCGCTCTAGATCTGGCTCAGTGAGCGAGTCCCCGGGGGTGAGCGGAGGTCAAGTGGTCAGAGCGCTCGTCTCTCATCCTGCCTCCTCAAACCCTGTTCTGCTCCCATTCTCTCGTGGAGACACACTCACGCTGCTCGTACCCGAACCACGCAACGGCTGGATGTACGGTCGCCATGACGCCAGTCTCCG GCAGGGCTGGTTTCCTGCCTCGTACGTTTCTCCTGTGGAAGATCTCTCGTCCTTAAGCTCGAG GAAGGCGGAGTCTGTGTACGAGACAAAGGCGAGTCAGGGCTACAGCGAGATCCCATCCCTGACGCCACCTGTCCGTATGGCGTCAGGGGATTTCCGTCCGGTCTCACCACTCCTTGACAGGAGGGCGGAGTCTCACTTTGAGAGCATGACTGGTTACGCCGGTCCTGAAAGAAAGGTGGAGCCAAACGTAGAG AGATCGAAACCTCACAGGCAGCTGCCAGAGCATCCTCTTTTTCCCAG GGGTTCCAATCCTTTTGCCACGGTCAAGCTCCGCCCAACAGTGACCAACGACAGATCTGCACCAAGAATCCACTGA
- the baiap2l2b gene encoding brain-specific angiogenesis inhibitor 1-associated protein 2-like protein 2 isoform X1, with protein MSGANSDQLHRSTLSIYSHLMEQFNPSLQQLVTLGNSYVKAFQALALTSEAYFSALAKMGEQALHTLSSRSLGDVLIQISETQRKLTAEVEGVFHWFHVEVLQALDKNVRLDEEYIGGSRRVYELEVRNQAATLERQLRRGAYRDSLEGSEYMQYLRQSQYEILREEERRYRFLTEKHCGLAQSLFFLLNKTGTSLQQKAEGWKERVNESQSSMSRISAPIEQDTHLRAAVSSLLQPGDRDEAWPGQDHQLGRVPSRAPSPLQTRSRSGSVSESPGVSGGQVVRALVSHPASSNPVLLPFSRGDTLTLLVPEPRNGWMYGRHDASLRQGWFPASYVSPVEDLSSLSSSGLSLRNHSMNSLLEPTSQSEPGDSRSYAEIPAPVPALPRSANDFRAVSPIFDRKAESVYETKASQGYSEIPSLTPPVRMASGDFRPVSPLLDRRAESHFESMTGYAGPERKVEPNVERSKPHRQLPEHPLFPRGSNPFATVKLRPTVTNDRSAPRIH; from the exons ATGTCTGGAGCTAATAGTGATCAGCTGCATCGGTCCACTCTGAGCATCTATTca cATCTGATGGAACAGTTTAACCCCAGCCTGCAACAACTGGTCACTTTAGGTAACAGCTATGTCAAAGCATTTCAAG CATTGGCATTGACAAGTGAGGCCTATTTTAGTGCCCTGGCAAAGATGGGAGAGCAGGCTCTCCACACACTCTCATCCCGCTCACTTG GTGATGTGTTGATCCAGATCTCAGAGACTCAGAGGAAGCTTACGGCAGAAGTAGAGGGAGTG TTCCACTGGTTCCACGTGGAGGTGTTGCAGGCCCTGGATAAGAACGTCAGGCTGGATGAGGAGTACATAGGC ggCAGCAGGAGAGTATATGAGCTGGAAGTAAGAAATCAAGCGGCGACTTTGGAAAGGCAGCTGAGACGAGGTGCATATAGAGACTCGCTG gagggcAGTGAGTACATGCAGTATTTGAGGCAGAGCCAGTATGAGATCctgagagaagaggaaaggagATATCGCTTTCTCACTGAGAAACACTGTGGATTAGCACAGTCGCTGTTCTTCCTCCTCAAcaag ACTGGGACGTCTCTgcaacagaaagctgagggatGGAAGGAGCGAGTGAACGAGAGTCAGAGCTCCATGTCACGCATTTCAGCACCAATAGAACAGGACACACAT CTGAGGGCTGCAGTGAGTTCTCTTCTCCAGCCTGGAGACAGGGATGAGGCCTGGCCTGGGCAGGACCACCAGTTGGGCAGGGTGCCTTCTAGAG cCCCATCTCCCCTCCAGACCCGCTCTAGATCTGGCTCAGTGAGCGAGTCCCCGGGGGTGAGCGGAGGTCAAGTGGTCAGAGCGCTCGTCTCTCATCCTGCCTCCTCAAACCCTGTTCTGCTCCCATTCTCTCGTGGAGACACACTCACGCTGCTCGTACCCGAACCACGCAACGGCTGGATGTACGGTCGCCATGACGCCAGTCTCCG GCAGGGCTGGTTTCCTGCCTCGTACGTTTCTCCTGTGGAAGATCTCTCGTCCTTAAGCTCGAG CGGCTTGTCGCTCCGAAACCACAGCATGAACAGCCTACTGGAACCGACCAGCCAATCGGAACCGGGCGACAGCAGAAGCTATGCTGAAATCCCAGCCCCGGTCCCAGCACTTCCCAGAAGCGCTAACGATTTTCGTGCCGTCTCGCCGATTTTCGACAGGAAGGCGGAGTCTGTGTACGAGACAAAGGCGAGTCAGGGCTACAGCGAGATCCCATCCCTGACGCCACCTGTCCGTATGGCGTCAGGGGATTTCCGTCCGGTCTCACCACTCCTTGACAGGAGGGCGGAGTCTCACTTTGAGAGCATGACTGGTTACGCCGGTCCTGAAAGAAAGGTGGAGCCAAACGTAGAG AGATCGAAACCTCACAGGCAGCTGCCAGAGCATCCTCTTTTTCCCAG GGGTTCCAATCCTTTTGCCACGGTCAAGCTCCGCCCAACAGTGACCAACGACAGATCTGCACCAAGAATCCACTGA
- the pla2g6 gene encoding LOW QUALITY PROTEIN: 85/88 kDa calcium-independent phospholipase A2 (The sequence of the model RefSeq protein was modified relative to this genomic sequence to represent the inferred CDS: inserted 1 base in 1 codon), giving the protein MQFLGRIIGTVSNVFTNPYRVREVQLSEYRTKVKMQQDGRTVLYRDTSSKSWDCVLIMSDNNVMALRLFQVTSEEDAANWFPQYALKLRPFYETLRPPLKPETLQQIVDCLRNHPDWSSAHIAVDTGLRECLKHNHVLGQMNIRDAQGQTPLHLACERGEVSCVRELIEECQARTDIRDKNGNTPMHCAAKQDSAVVVEVLCSQLCAGVNELNLAGETPLHVACRLGKTDTARALMGGGARSDIVGGVGYPIHMAMKYSSKGCAEVILAADPNQLQAEDPVYGGTPLHWAKNAEMSRLLLDHECNVNYLSKTGESPLHILSKKGRYDAAMALLIHGANPNIRCVDGNTALHLAMKLDHMDLIKALIVFGADMEIHNNLGETPGLIAARSSKGPNRKVLLKMLQCVGVERCGPPSPTSQPXITKRPTPLSIGINDLIHAAAAISAMSQGYTEVDGLRTSEKMDRLLCLDGGGIKGLVLIQLLITLEKEAKRPVRELFDWVAGTSTGGILALAVVHGKSMEYLRCLYFRMKDQVFKGSRPYESGPLEDFLKQEFGEDTKMTEVKYPKVMVTSVLADRHPGELHIFRNYEAPTTQRDPPYASTANFRPLTIPQEQVVWRAARSSGAAPTYFRPMGRFLDGGLLANNPTLDAMTEIHQYNKSLKAQSRGDEVCRLGVVVSLGTGKPPQVAVNSVDVFRPSNPLELAKSFVGVKELGKMLVDCCTDSDGCAVDRARAWCEMTDINYYRLSPQLSSEVLLDEVSDEVLVNMLWETQMYLYENRELIHTIAQQLLRP; this is encoded by the exons ATGCAGTTCCTGGGACGCATCATCGGGACAGTGAGCAATGTGTTCACCAACCCATACCGGGTCCGGGAGGTCCAGCTGTCCGAGTACAGGACGAAGGTCAAGATGCAGCAGGACGGGAGGACGGTGCTCTACAGGGACACTTCCTCTAAATCCTGGGACTGCGTCCTCATCATGTCTGACAACAACGTTATGGCACTGAG GTTGTTCCAGGTGACGTCGGAGGAAGACGCCGCAAACTGGTTCCCTCAGTACGCCCTCAAGCTCCGCCCCTTTTATGAAACCCTCCGTCCGCCCCTCAAACCCGAGACGCTGCAGCAGATTGTCGATTGTCTACGGAACCATCCGGACTGGAGCTCCGCCCACATTGCCGTGGATACCGGTCTGCGCGAATGCTTGAAGCACAACCATGTACTGGG TCAGATGAACATACGGGACGCTCAGGGCCAGACCCCGCTGCACCTGGCGTGCGAGCGCGGTGAGGTGAGCTGCGTGCGAGAGCTGATCGAGGAATGCCAGGCTCGCACAGACATCCGAGATAAGAACGGCAACACGCCGATGCACTGTGCAGCCAAGCAGGACTCGGCAGTCGTCGTGGAG GTCCTGTGCTCTCAGCTGTGCGCCGGTGTAAACGAGTTGAACCTGGCCGGAGAGACACCGCTGCACGTCGCGTGCCGGTTAGGAAAGACCGATACGGCCAGGGCGCTGATGGGAGGCGGGGCTCGGAGCGACATTGTCGGGGGCGTCGGCTACCCGATCCACATGGCCATGAAGTACAGCTCCAAGGG CTGCGCAGAGGTCATTCTGGCTGCCGATCCGAATCAGCTCCAGGCCGAGGACCCGGTATATGGCGGAACCCCTCTCCACTGGGCCAAAAACGCAGAA ATGAGTCGCCTCCTGCTGGACCACGAGTGCAACGTAAACTACCTCAGCAAAACTGGCGAAAGTCCGTTACACATCCTGAGCAAGAAGGGGCGCTACGATGCCGCCATGGCGCTGCTCATCCACGGAGCCAACCCTAACATCAGGTGTGTGGACGGGAACACGGCTCTGCACCTGGCCATGAAG TTGGACCACATGGACCTAATAAAAGCATTGATCGTTTTCGGAGCTGACATGGAGATCCACAACAACCTGGGCGAGACACCAGGCTTGATCGCAGCCCGCTCCAGCAAGG GCCCCAACCGTAAGGTGTTGCTGAAGATGCTGCAGTGCGTCGGGGTGGAGCGATGCGGCCCGCCCTCCCCGACTTCCCAAC ATATCACCAAAAGACCAACACCCCTGTctatag GGATTAATGACCTCATTCACGCTGCGGCCGCCATCTCCGCTATGAGTCAAGGCTACACCGAAGTGGACGGACTCAGGACGAGTGAAAA GATGGACAGATTGCTGTGTCTGGATGGAGGAGGTATCAAAGGCTTGGTTCTGATCCAGCTGCTGATCACTTTAGAGAAGGAAGCGAAGCGGCCTGTACGAGAGCTCTTCGACTGGGTGGCTGGAACCAGCACCGGCGGCATCCTGGCTCTCGCCGTCGTCCACG gaaaatCCATGGAGTACCTGCGCTGTCTGTATTTCCGGATGAAAGAtcaagtgtttaaaggctcgcGGCCGTATGAGTCGGGGCCGCTGGAGGATTTCCTTAAGCAGGAGTTTGGAGAGGACACCAAGATGACCGAGGTCAAATACCccaa agtgATGGTCACTAGTGTTTTGGCAGACAGACACCCCGGGGAGTTGCACATCTTCAGAAATTACGAAGCTCCCACCACCCAACGAGACCCTCCGTACGCTTCTACAgccaatttcagacccctcacCATCCcacaag agCAGGTTGTGTGGCGCGCAGCTCGTTCCAGTGGCGCCGCCCCTACATATTTTCGACCAATGGGACGCTTTCTGGACGGCGGGCTGCTGGCTAATAACCCCACGTTGGACGCCATGACTGAGATCCACCAGTACAACAAATCACTGAAGGCTcag agtCGGGGGGATGAGGTGTGTCGTCTGGGTGTGGTGGTGTCTCTGGGTACGGGGAAACCCCCACAGGTGGCGGTAAACTCTGTAGACGTGTTCAGACCCTCAAACCCTCTGGAGCTGGCGAAGAGCTTCGTAGGAGTCAAAGAGCTCGGCAAGATGCTGGTGGACTGT tgcaCTGACTCAGATGGGTGTGCAGTAGACCGAGCCAGAGCCTGGTGTGAAATGACCGATATAAACTATTACag gttgaGTCCTCAGCTCTCCAGCGAGGTCCTCCTGGATGAAGTGAGTGATGAAGTTCTGGTGAACATGCTGTGGGAGACGCAGATGTACCTCTATGAGAACCGCGAGCTCATACACACCATTGCGCAGCAGCTCCTGCggccctaa